DNA sequence from the Juglans microcarpa x Juglans regia isolate MS1-56 chromosome 5S, Jm3101_v1.0, whole genome shotgun sequence genome:
TGTCTTCTTCCTTAGCACCGACGGAGCTCTAACACAGGGGCCCCCATGGAATCCCATGCTGCCACGATGCTGACTCCTTTTGCCTTTAATATGTTCGtcttataaggaaaaaaaaattacatgcacGTCTATggaatatgaataataataagaagaagaatgtTCGGAACACGCTTGGTAATATGTTTGTCTGTGCATTTCTAAGACATTATtatgtttgtttattattatgtttgtttatattaagGATAAATATTAGAATACCTCTCTCTTCCTTAAAAAGTATATAGCTCGAATAATCGAATTGGTGTGATTCTTGGAGGAGAGCAGAGAGCTCTGAACTCTGGTCACGGTAGCGTGGAAGTTTTGTAAGCAGaggctattttttatttttatataattaaatggaTGAGTTATTGCAAAAAGagaatactatatataattgtgaagcgtcgcgtaatcgtttgaaaaagaatgaagtctactagtaaaaaattaattttttttaaataagtctcgtatttactaatttttttaaagagattgcgTGACGCTTGCGCATTCtacaactacaaatatcatttctctttaaaaaaattacaaataagagCCGTTGCTAAAAGAGCAAGGTCCTAGATCCAAAGCAGGAATGATACAAAGGGTGTCCCATCAATCTGAACAACTTGTTTAGATCATATTAAGGATACATTTGAaaattcaactcatcattataatttttttaaatttcaaaataaaatataataaacaatttaatttttttaaatcttaaaataatattctaataatattttatcatctcaattcaactcaattcaatttatcattcaaatataaccTAAAGCTTGTATTTGAATTTAAGATATATCTTTAAAATGTCCACGTTAGCATGTAAAATCTGTCCATGTAAATTTCTTCTATctaactcttaaaaaaatttattgatcattttaaaaaagaatagtgctacatgtatttataattttatttacaattttatgtataacactcattttatcaattttttttaatttttaattttataattttcaactcatcaaTAACTGTCAGACagataattaagtttttttttttttacatttttctttaaaaagttagCAACTCTCTTGAAATAAAATGGATTAGCCATGCTTTGGTCCTTCAAACTGCGCGGCGTTTCAATTTGTTCTTCTAAACTGCACGTCGTTTCATCTTTGACGCAGCATCGAATTCGGCCCAGATCCGGTAGAATATTCCCTCTTAATGACTTCGGCTTAAAATGTCCAATTAGGGTTTGGCGGCCCAAATTccaatccctctctctctccatctctccaCAAgctcaattctctctctctctcttttccctccAATGGAGGCCATTAGCCGCCTCGCAAAGCTCTCCTCCGGTTCCTATCTCAGGAGATGCTTATCTTCGGCCGTTGCATCCGAATCCAATCCCCCTTATACCTCTCCTTTCCTTCCAAAGCCTGACTATAATCTAATCCACAAAGATCCCAAGAACAGACATGTCCAATGGGTATTCCTGGGCTGCCCCGGCGTGGGCAAGGGCACCTACGCCAGCCGCCTCTGTAATCTCCTCGGCGTCCCCCACATCGCTACTGGAGATCTAGTCCGGGAAGAGCTCGCCTCCACTGGCCCCCTCTCTCAACAGGTTCTTCTGTCTCGTTCCTTGATCTCTTTTTCAGAGTTCTTATTACTTTCTATTTTCGTTATTATTCggatgatttttttcttttgaacaaCTTCATACTATGAAAGGGTTTTAAGAATTAGTGGTGAATACCGCAGAAAATATAGCCTTTTCTTAGTGGATTATATaagagttaaaaataaaattgttcttAACTGtccattctaattttttttgaaattcttgttTACTGAGGCTGGCCATAGGAGTgcttaacttatatatatatatatatatatatatatatatatatatatatatattgaaatctTAACTTCTTTGTTGAGTTACTGAAAATGGTGTAGCTGGTTGGACGCGTAGAACTTGTGATTATTTAACTGATTGATGACAAGTAGTTAAGAAACTTCCTATTTGAGCTATATGAGCTGTCAGGCTTGCCGTTATATGGTATTTGCATTCTAGTGATCTTATTTGTTATCTAGCGAGTTACGTCTTCCCCTTTAGTACGTGGGGCTCAAGGCAAGACAATTCGTTAATGCGAAAGCATATTGTTTagaagttctttgagaaaattaCAAGCTTTGATACTTCTCTGTCTCACTAAACTTCATTGTTATCTGGTGCAGCTATCTGAGATTGTTAACCAAGGTAAACTGGTGTCGGATGAACTTATAGTAAGCTTATTGTCAAAGAGACTGCAGGCTGGGGAAGCTAAAGGTGAATCGGGATTTATTCTTGATGGTTTTCCTCGAACAATAAATCAAGCGGTGGGCATCTTCTCTGTGATCAAGAGAGAGTGTTATAACTTACTATCTTGTACAtttgaaagagaaggaaaaaaaaagatctttttaaaatacatcaccaatGGTTTCTTTatcctatcctttaaaatacatcaccaaaactcactttttctattttacaaactaacttttacaatataccatatatcaacttatctattttttctttatataatttaaatattataataatttctggGAGAAAAAGtacaagaagagagagaaaatagttaaaaaaactGTTTACATTTGTGCACAGTCCATGGTACATGTAGCAGCAACACTGTagaaaacttgaaaatagaTATGAAATGCATCATCTGTTGGACGGCACTTTTGGGCTactttccttcaaattttacagAAATATGGGTTTTACAAAACCCATTGAGAATGCTAGTATGGGAGAACTTAATCTTGCTTGCTACAACGTACTCTAGATTCTTTCTATTTTCCCAACAGCCTGTCTAATACCATTGAAAGGACATACCCAAGCCAGAAATACCCTGCCAAAACCCAAGATTATTAAGCCTGGGTTTAGTTTTCTTCCAAAGGTTTATCTTCCGAGTTCAGCCAGATAGTCCTCAATGAGAATTATGcaattgctaattttttttttttcatatgattcTCATCTGGGTGGATAATCTCTCTCTGCATTTATTCGGCAACCTGAGTTAGGTGACCAAGCAGTATTacacaaatctctctctctctctctctctctctctgccttgtTCCTTTGTGATATATGCTCAAATTTGGCTTGATTGTTTGTTCTCTCAGGAAATATTGGAAGGTGTGACTGACATTGATTTGGTGGTCAATCTGAAGCTCCGCGAAGATGTTTTGCTTGAGAAATGTCTTGGAAGAAGAATTTGCAGTGAGTGTGGAGGGAATTTTAATTTGGCATCCATTAATGCTAAGGGTGAAAATGGGAATCCTGGTATTAGCATGGCTCCACTTCTTCCCCCACCACAGTGCATGTCAAAGCTCTTTACTCGGTCAGATGATACTGAAGCCGTTGTAAAGGAACGGCTTCATGTATACAATGAAAAGGTATTGATATcttcttttacttttctatCTATCAATGGGACACTTGCAAGACACTTGTGAATGCAAACAGGTCcgtctaaaatattttttccccCTTTATGTGGTTGGTGTTTGTGTCCTTGAAatggttttgttgaaaatagaTTGCATCTCTATAGGTTTTAATGACTCTTTTTAGATATCTATCTCTTGTGCTGATTATTTGGTGCCTTGACCATCCTATTTTTCTTGCAGAGTCGGCCTGTGGAGGAATTTTATCGAAGCCGGGGAAAATTATTGGAGTTTGACCTCCCCGGAGGGATCCCAGAATCCTGGCCAAAATTGCTGGAAGCTCTCAATCTTAATGATTATGAGGAGAAGCAGTCTGCTGCAGCTTAGGCTATTTTACTGCATCTTTGAAGGTACATCATTCATTGCATGTGTAAGGTTCATTAGTCAAGGGAGGGGAAGTGGGATGGAGAACATACTCTCCCTTtggagaattaaaaaataaataaataacttgaaAACTGCGTTGCAATTTGATctcttcagaattttttttgcTTCAATATGAAGTGGTTTCTGGTCTATTATTGTATGAGAGAGATCTGTCACAGTATTGTTTGGTTGAGGGATAACTTAATTTTAAGAAGCTATTTTTTGGCACCAATAAGCTTCAGTAGTGGAGGTTGATATATCAATAATGAATTTTTGTAACTTACGATTAATGATTTAATCAAGCTTCAGTTTGAAGTGAGTGATGTTCTGTAGTTCCCAACATACATAATCCTTATTGATATTGGTGATGTCAAATGATTATAGATTTCATGATCTTTTGTATAGGGGGTCTGAAATGTCTGAGATTGTGTTTTCAAAAAGTACTTGTGTGCATTGTATGGCACACTGAATACATCTCTAAGTAGGACAGTTTTCTTAAATATACGTCCCATTTCCCCTTGTTTTCTCTTGGGCTTTATGATATTCCTCAGTCAGTCATAGATGTAGTGACGAATGAATTTTCCAGTATGATATTTGTGAAATGAACCGCATAAGCAGTTAAGGGATGTTGTATCGGTTTAAGACACCCTGTGGTTGGTTGGTTCTGGCTAAATCATATTCAATCCATGCTTTGATTGGGTTTCCTTTGCAGCTGGCCGAGCTGGTTGGCTCAAGTATTGCCAAGCAGTAAGTTAACACAGCTGCACACATTGAATCGGGGCACATACCAGCTCTTGACTGCAAGAGATTTGAGTGGTGCAAGATAGATTGTGCTGTACATTTTACATAATCAAGTCCacacatcaaattaaaaattcacCTCGATAATGACGTGTACAAAAAAAAGCTGCTTGCATAGTCAAATTATTGGGGTTTATTTGAtctatttagaattttaggGTATACTCTGCATCGTGTTCGAGTGAGTATTAATGTTAAAGCTCTATTCATTTACGTATATATTCGAACAGTAGCAGAGTTTAAAAGCTCATCATTGAGCTACCTTTATAGCCATGACTGGTTCAAGCTTGTTTAAGAGTTCGattaatttactatttttaaaagaacaatTACTTCATTGAAGTCTTTTACATTTTCACAATCTCATTGCTGTAATTAGttactttaattatatatgaagatGTAAAAGTTAAAAGTGACAAATCATGTATTTGTATTAAATCATGCATAACACTTTATGacaaaatagattatttatattgtCTTAGTGACTTTATTGACTGACTTTGGCAAGCCAATGTCGATTGCATTTACTAGGGGCTAGCCTCGATCAAATTGAAGTCAGAATCTCCTATATCTGACTCCGATTCTGACTTTGTCAGAGTTCGAGTTTGAAGTTCCGACTTAGATTTGTGTAGACTCCAATCTGACTTCGACTtcaatttggatttggattgaacttttttaaaggtttttttaagCTTCATATTTAGTCAATTTTTAACCAAATCTCCTTGAACAAGATCAACAAGATGTCCTTGTTAATGGTCATTATACATCAATATTTAtagtaaatatttaattataaaaaagtattaacaataaatataattgGAGTCCAGTTTTTTTCTCCCTAAActctgttttgggttttttttttgcgaGTATGTTTGGGACAtgggatgagatacaaaattcttatctcttttcatctcattattacaactttttcaaactcttatataaaaatctaataaacaattcaactttttcaaattttaattcaacttttttaaattctaaaacaataataatattttaaaataacattttaaactttcatttaaaattaaaaattcttatctcacttCTCAAACCTACAATcaaaccttttttaaaaaattttaaatttaagtttaatttttgttttagccataagtatttttatttatagtttttgtaattgttagtattgattattaataaatactaattcactagtgtttaattatatattattataatatactattaaaatTTGTGTTAACTTATTACACTGGActtaataaacttatttttatactaaacttatactatagtgtctaattacatgatatcatactatagtattatatattattatgtctaattacatgttattatattataaataatgcTATTATGCTGTACCATTTTGCCCCTTCATTTTGACTGtttatgcatttaatttttttgttttttttacattttttttcttactagttaagaaagtgactattagtgtattgggtattatatatctatatatatatatgtattttttttttttaaaaaaatgtttaaatattgaaaaattatgaataagaaaaattaaaaagggaaTTTTGCCTAGGGGCACGCCCAATAGTCACTATTGGGCAGCACCCTAGTAGTACtcattatactatagtattatgtgttattaatttattatattaaattttctatactggtgtctaatttatttttatacaaaacttaTACTATAGTGCCTAATTACAagttattatactatattagtgtctaacttttttctaatttaattatatactatactttttagtgtctaattacatgttattatattttagtaaattaatattatgtgttatcaacttattatattagacttattttCATACTAGTgcttaacttatttatatacttaattatgtatggtagtaaatattatgatgtttacatatactaaaatattattactctatttatattatagtataagtatattattttataataatttactcatacaagtatattattgaatttaaccatataagttctagttatataactatattagtacatatgatcaatatatacataaatagatatttttataacatatgtacaagatcggagtcagagtcgaagTTGGAGTCGGTTTGGCGACACCTCCGTTTCcgactaaaaaaattaaaaaaaaaaatgacttcaTTTTGCTGAGTGGAGTCAGATTTGAAGtcgaatttttaaatttttactcaGACTAGCATTTGCATTCGACAtaatcatgccaaaagtttAATTCTACTTTGTACGTAGTGTTGAATATAGCTTATATGGTAAGTAACATGTAAACTTGTGAATTGAATCATGTAATAATGATTTGTATATTTGTATTAACGAATGTCTCATTATAAAAACGAATTAAGTTGGAGGGAGTTTGACTAAGTCGATTCTAATTGCTTGGcgaataattttgtttatttataatcatagaTCTGTCTTAATTGATTAGTTATGATTCTCCAAATCAGATGatagttttattaaattatctttGCTATCTAATGCCAACAGGAAACATGGGGTTGAAATCAACTAATTTGTACAACTTTTATAGGGCAATACCACTGACCAATCTGTTCAACAATGATGGCATTGTTTACATAAATTGAGTAAACCTTTAAACAAGACGCGGtgataaatttacttttacacgTAAGCTTTCTATTATAATTACTACAAAACCGATCTTAGCTTATCTCTAAAGGTTTTCTCCTCACTCAATCGCTCACTCCCTCTGTTTCTTTCTCATTCTCCTCAAGCTCGCTTATCTCTCTTCCATTAAGCCAGTCGTGATGGAGTCTGGAAGAGAACCTTTGCTTTGAAAGCTCTAAATATTGGACaaccaaagaaaaatgcttCAGCTTTAGAGCATTTTTGGGTGGGAGATGGTTGAGAGTTGTGATCAGCCATTAAAGATTGCTCTTGGATCTATTTTTCAGTTGGTCATTGCTCTTGTATCTATTTCTCATCATAACTCCCTCTTCTTAGATAGTCCTCAGCGtaagaaaataagttaatttgtAGTGtctaacaagaacaaaaatcTATTAGTTTCAGACGTTAGACTATGAATTCACATAGGAAGTGATGCAGAGAACATATCAAAGATATACAATTGAGTGCATACCTGTGATGATTAGAGTAAATATTACCCAGAAACAACCATATGAGTTACTACCAGTGACAATCTCAAACCCAACCTTGGAGCTTCGAAGGCAGAAGAAAAAGCTCTATTTTTTCGTAGAAAAATACTATTGAAATGCCCTTAGCTCCATCAATAAAattcagaaagaaaaagaaacaaatacgCAACAGAGCTCTCTTGATTGTAAGAGACTTTTCGCGACATAAATTAGAGGGAGAAACAAAGCAACTTTGATTTTgaggagagagatagagatcaAGCGGAGAGAGAAAACGCGTACAATCACCTAAATCAATTCTATCGTAATTATCATAGAAAGTTTACTTGTCTATCTCTCATTGGAGGTTGTAAAAATGGATTTGACACCACGTCCATCTTAAAGCGTCTTTCTAATACGAGattctcaaaaaaaaatcacatacttttttttttaaaataataaataaatatgagatttatataaaaaataattttttttaaaaataaattttaattttttttaaaaaaaaaatatacgaaaCTTACACGCATTAAaagtgtatataatattattcaattctaTATCCATTTAAACAAggttgaataataaaataaattttgcagTTTGACTTTATAGCATATTAGTCTCTAAactttatttttgaatattttactCCCTCTCGTTTCAAACATCCGGTTTATATTATAGAATAAACCAAAGAATAAACATATAGAAAGACAAATGTAACAAACCAGTCTAGTTTGTGCCTGACAACCGTAGGACTGCGGTGTCTAATAGCTTCCTAAAGCACTTGTTACTGAGAAATGGACCTAATAtagccctttttttttaatagtaataattttAACTATAAGGACCATTAAGGTGCATTTCTAGTCAAAATATGTGacttttaaataatgaaaaatgctatataaAAGTCTTATACCATATACTTCTATCTGAtccatatatgattttttatttttattattttatttaaatatatatatatttaaatattaagatagaAGAACAAAATTGACAAATTACATGTTGATTAGTTAGAAGCATAGTTTTAAATACTGTGCCGTACTGAACGGTATTTACCGTACCGGGATAGTGACTGATATAGGGAATGCATATGTTTCGTACCGGGTCAAATACTGATCGTACCGGTGAGTTTCGATCAATACCGGCCCATTTTGATGTATCAGCCAGTTTCAGTGTACTGGCTGAAATTAgcagatttttgtaattaatataaaaattctgacttttttcttaattttcactcaaattctcacatttgaaaactattattttttaacttttttaatctcattttctcgaggactgaaaatcaaatctctattctcctttttgtgatgaaaatgagtaattagttttttaaatagttagattaagaatttaaaagtattattgagttttataaatatgtgttttaattttttaagatttgcattgatatcattttgaaatataatgtatacatatataattaatttattatatatagactatcctAAAACGATATCCGAAACGGTACTAGTACAGAAATATTTCGGTCTAATATCTTTATCAAAACAGTTACcaaaattgtatttaaaatttaggATAGAAATATGTGATGTAAGACTTTTATCAAGAATTTCTCTTAAATAATAGTTAATGATTGTTAGACTTTAGAGTAGttaaaagtaattaattacaatttgttaCTCATAATTAATGTGCTATTTAACCTTAGCCATTGAATCACCCTACCATCTTTCCTGGTCTCCTGTCCTTCGTGCTAACTGCCAAGTGGCAAGTGCACCAACAAGGCGCCACACGTGTGCTTCGCTTTTGCGAACGCTTATCCACGCCGAAGCATGCACCTTCTACATGCCTACCTAAACATGCACACGCTTTAAAGTAAGTCAAAGTACAAGCACCGCATCTCCAGAGATCTGGCCGCAGTCAAAGTACAAGCACCGCATCTCCAGAGATCTGGCCGCCCAACTACCATCTGTGGCAATTCAATGACTtccgttttttatttttctattttttataacgttagatattatattgtttttcttataaacaaaaaattaaaatttctatttattttaaagagtttttatttttttaacttggcAGCTTGAGATTGGGCCCGTGTATTTTTCGTTAACGATGAATTTAACAGAGGGAACTATCTCTAAATTACTCGTACCATTGAGTGTTACTCCTAAAAAAATTTGCATAGAGACTAacgcctcgtttgttttcaagaaacatcttatctcatctcatctcatttcatcattataactttctcaaatttccacacaaaataaaataaacaattcaacttttttaaatcctaaaataaaaataatattaaaaaatatattctaacaatattttattcaactttttaactttaatctcgtctcatctcatctcgtctcatctctgaaaacaaacgagccctaaattcTAGTCGGTCATGGCACAGTAGTTGTTAGATCAGATTTATCTTTTGCAAAAGCTTTTTCTCtaatccatatatttttttaatctcaaaaaaattgagagaaaaaccaaaaaacgtaatatttaaaagattatattcaaaCTAGGTTTGCTACCCTTACCCTCCCTTCCCCCCACCCCCACATGGGCAGGGGAGGTTTTGGCCCCTGGACTTTGGCCCCGCCCCCAAGGGGTGGATTGGCCTCCTGATCCATCCGCCCCTCCTCCCCACTAGACAAAAAATCACCAATTAGAGCAAAAGAAACcaactagagagagaaaaagagagatattGGTTGGGAGTGAtggcgagagaaagagagagaccacGACGGTGATGACGCCATAAaacaataagagagagagagaggggaatagggagagagagagagagggagatagggagagagagaggcacgAGGAGGGGAAGGGATGGAGGAGATTTT
Encoded proteins:
- the LOC121266925 gene encoding adenylate kinase 1, chloroplastic, coding for MEAISRLAKLSSGSYLRRCLSSAVASESNPPYTSPFLPKPDYNLIHKDPKNRHVQWVFLGCPGVGKGTYASRLCNLLGVPHIATGDLVREELASTGPLSQQLSEIVNQGKLVSDELIVSLLSKRLQAGEAKGESGFILDGFPRTINQAEILEGVTDIDLVVNLKLREDVLLEKCLGRRICSECGGNFNLASINAKGENGNPGISMAPLLPPPQCMSKLFTRSDDTEAVVKERLHVYNEKSRPVEEFYRSRGKLLEFDLPGGIPESWPKLLEALNLNDYEEKQSAAA